A stretch of the Papaver somniferum cultivar HN1 chromosome 6, ASM357369v1, whole genome shotgun sequence genome encodes the following:
- the LOC113287440 gene encoding protein POLYCHOME-like has protein sequence MAYSRDRLVREDPMMIMSGGRRSNNNGIWQDLLQERRSSSRLNMNTSGGRNLFGSPIQSSSSRFVRRSTTEMSPSIRRDAGYHGTPGITSRLGSERYRNNHLYGTPLMNVQENPFSGIGNRRRGGGRLRNNNSQLPNWYPRTALRDITGVVNAIERRRTQLREGDSHLTSNPEPLQSNVLGSNLSDTGAHLEPEFTLATPNLKAAAVKAHMTPVQHLPKNFLGTYTTDESDFLTPQKQLLNSIDQVGKVVLEELLKMKRTPTAKKAERQKKVRTLMAMR, from the exons ATGGCGTATTCAAGAGATAGATTGGTAAGAGAAGATCCAATGATGATAATGTCTGGTGGTCGAAGATCTAATAATAATGGTATTTGGCAAGATTTATTACAAGAaagaagaagttcatcaagattaAATATGAACACTAGCGGTGGAAGGAATTTGTTTGGATCGCCgattcaatcttcttcttctagatTCGTAAGAAGATCTACTACAGAAATGTCTCCTTCCATTAGACGAGATGCTGGTTATCATGGTACTCCTGGGATAACGTCTAGGTTAGGAAGTGAACGGTATAGGAATAATCATCTATATGGAACTCCTTTGATGAATGTTCAAGAAAACCCTTTTTCTGGTATTGGTAATCGACGAAGAGGAGGAGGGCGTCTCAGGAATAACAATAGTCAGTTGCCTAATTGGTATCCAAGAACTGCTCTAAGGGATATTACTGGAGTTGTCAAT GCAATTGAAAGGAGAAGAACTCAATTGAGAGAGGGTGACAGCCATCTGACTTCAAACCCTGAACCACTGCAATCTAATGTTCTAGGCTCCAACCTATCCGATACTGGGGCTCACCTCGAGCCTGAGTTCACTTTGGCCACCCCAAATTTGAAGGCTGCTGCAGTTAAAGCTCACATGACGCCTGTCCAGCACCTGCCGAAGAATTTCCTCGGCACTTATACTACTGATGAATCTGATTTCCTGACTCCCCAAAAGCAATTGTTAAACTCAATAGACCAAGTTGGGAAAGTTGTACTGGAGGAACTCTTAAAGATGAAGAGGACACCTACTGCTAAAAAGGCCGAGAGACAAAAGAAAGTACGTACTTTGATGGCCATGCGTTGA
- the LOC113290778 gene encoding thaumatin-like protein: MLVGVSATIFTLQNKCENDIWPGIQPGAGKDNLRNGGFWLRPNEVVTINAPYGWSGRFWGRVGCSFDQTGKGSCLTGDCGGVLECSGAGGAPPASLAEFTVNSPNDFYDISLVDGFNVPISISPSGGTGMCKSLSCASDLNQNCPSSLQVLYKKRVMACKSACMVFNTPEYCCTSAYAQPSMCKPTNYSNLFKEACPDAYSYAFDDSTSIVTCTGANYLITFC; encoded by the coding sequence ATGCTTGTAGGAGTTAGCGCGACGATTTTTACATTACAAAACAAATGTGAGAACGATATCTGGCCAGGTATTCAACCAGGAGCAGGCAAAGACAATCTAAGAAATGGCGGGTTTTGGTTAAGACCCAATGAAGTTGTTACCATAAATGCACCCTATGGTTGGTCAGGTCGTTTTTGGGGTAGAGTTGGTTGCTCATTCGACCAAACTGGTAAGGGTTCTTGTTTGACAGGTGACTGTGGAGGTGTATTAGAATGCTCTGGCGCAGGCGGTGCACCACCTGCTTCACTTGCTGAGTTCACAGTCAATAGTCCCAATGATTTTTACGATATTAGCCTTGTCGATGGCTTTAACGTTCCCATATCTATATCGCCTTCAGGTGGAACAGGGATGTGTAAATCACTAAGTTGTGCTTCAGATTTGAACCAAAATTGCCCTAGTAGTTTACAAGTCTTGTATAAGAAACGGGTTATGGCATGTAAAAGTGCATGCATGGTGTTCAATACTCCTGAATATTGTTGCACAAGTGCTTATGCACAACCATCAATGTGCAAACCAACAAACTACTCAAATCTCTTCAAGGAAGCTTGCCCGGATGCATATAGTTATGCATTTGATGACTCAACAAGTATCGTAACATGTACTGGAGCTAATTATTTGATTACATTTTGCTAA
- the LOC113287441 gene encoding uncharacterized protein LOC113287441 produces the protein MAVFNTKFPSLLSGTTSNSKKTHNHKFHHLRISNCSLSYTPPSTTYSSNSSPFTEKHSVERYQRDNWLYSEDSSFDNTTCCSIPIDPNYIRNEDIALQLPELKKLLQVLREKRQGENGNGFSNKGPGNVFLVGTGPGDPELLTLKALRAIESADLLLYDRLVSNDVLNLVRQDARLLYVGKTAGYHSRTQEEIHELLLSFAEAGANVVRLKGGDPLVFGRGGEEMDFLQQQGIQVKVIPGITAASGIAAELGIPLTHRGVANSVRFLTGHSRKGGTDPLFVAENAADQDCTLVVYMGLSTLPSLAQKLMRQGLPPDTPAVAVERGTTPQQRMVFAELHDLVDKVTSAELLSPTLIVIGKVVALSPLWPLSSKAVMMAET, from the exons ATGGCGGTTTTCAATACCAAGTTCCCATCTTTACTATCTGGAACTACTTCTAATTCTAAAAAAACCCATAATCATAAATTTCATCATTTACGAATCTCTAACTGTTCTTTATCCTACACCCCACCTTCCACCACTTATTCCTCTAATTCTTCTCCATTCACTGAAAAGCACTCTGTAGAGAGATATCAAAGAGATAATTGGTTGTATTCTGAAGACTCGTCATTTGATAATACTACTTGTTGTTCAATACCAATTGATCCAAATTATATTAGAAATGAAGATATCGCTCTTCAATTACCTGAGTTGAAGAAATTGCTTCAGGTTTTGAGAGAAAAGagacaaggagaaaatggaaatgGGTTTTCAAATAAAGGGCCTGGGAACGTATTCTTGGTTGGGACTGGACCTGGAGATCCGGAGTTGTTGACTTTGAAAGCATTGAGGGCAATTGAGAGTGCTGATCTTCTATTGTATGATAGGTTAGTTTCTAATGATGTTTTGAATTTAGTCAGACAAGATGCAAGGCTTCTCTATGTTGGCAAAACTGCTGGATACCATAGCAGAACTCag GAAGAGATTCATGAATTGCTCCTTAGTTTTGCTGAAGCTGGTGCAAATGTTGTAAGGCTTAAAGGAGGGGATCCGCTG GTATTTGGGAGGGGTGGCGAGGAGATGGATTTTTTGCAACAACAAGGGATTCAAGTGAAGGTGATCCCAG GAATAACTGCTGCTTCAGGAATAGCAGCTGAGCTTGGAATACCATTGACTCATCGTGGTGTTGCCAATAGTGTTAGGTTTCTGACTGGGCACTCGAGGAAAGGAGGAACAGACCCATTGTTTGTTGCAGAGAATGCTGCGGACCAAGATTGTACTTTAGTTGTTTACATGGGATTATCGACCCTTCCTTCACTTGCTCAGAAGTTGATGCGTCAAGGTTTGCCACCTGATACACCCGCAGTTGCGGTTGAACGGGGGACAACTCCTCAACAACGGATG GTATTTGCAGAATTGCATGATCTTGTAGACAAAGTTACCTCTGCTGAGCTTTTATCACCAACCCTAATTGTCATCGGCAAAGTCGTTGCGCTCTCACCGCTATGGCCACTTTCTTCAAAAGCAGTAATGATGGCAGAGACATGA